From the Xyrauchen texanus isolate HMW12.3.18 chromosome 49, RBS_HiC_50CHRs, whole genome shotgun sequence genome, one window contains:
- the LOC127640705 gene encoding semaphorin-7A-like codes for MHVKRQLFSVDFKGNLAYHWLIYGACFQFVFCSKVSSNPRLTLRQDDAQLFYNRTYSHTVLFHQEASKSLLIGGANVVLQVDVDSIQILEIFTLNPELPKSCGGCSCENVVTVIERFQDFTFVCGTNGEDPKCWKLYPRESNHSNEVIEGTGISPHTYTQNSLSLMADGDLYAAAPLYSDGTLLQFRRKAGSRKSLWMYDQWVSEPTFISSFLAKRTDDPMNEKIYILFREKNSDTSPEADPWISSVARVCKVDEGGSKQLLQNIWTSFLKARPVCGIPRESLYFNRLQDVYVQHAKDWRDSRVYALFSSSWNSTAVCIYSLAELDAVFENSTFRGYDNTIPSPRPGTCVKNSQSIPSATLNIVRNYPEMKGWIHPIHKDMPFFTSNNNYTKIVVDRVQASDESMHNVLLLATENGMILKILEDESRAFIISETHLCNGSSPIQSMKLDSEKRKLFVGYPSQMSVFDLQRCQDYNASCQDCVLSRDPYCAWTEHGCMAQTKGGIQNIANGETYVCEQNSVGRSRRDSQQLTAVPLRILHTVPNDVPFYLSCPVYSNHATYRWLHGDKSSPCQQTQSECLLLIPAMTDDKYGNYKCISQERDYTKTVKEYDLPKPALNAAFKLRAQEWIIDVFVTIALYLCSL; via the exons ATGCATGTAAAAAGGCAACTCTTTTCTGTCGATTTCAAAGGGAATTTGGCGTATCATTGGTTAATTTATGGTGCTTGCTTTCAATTTGTTTTTTGCTCTAAAGTTTCCTCTAATCCCAGATTAACTTTGAGACAAG ATGACGCTCAACTGTTTTACAACAGAACTTATAGCCATACAGTCCTGTTTCATCAAGAAGCATCAAAGAGTCTATTGATCGGAGGAGCAAATGTTGTTCTTCAAGTTGATGTTGATAGTATTCAGATTTTGGAG atCTTTACTCTGAATCCAGAATTACCAAAATCATGTGGTGGG TGTTCTTGTGAAAATGTGGTGACCGTAATTGAAAgatttcaagattttacatttgtATGTGGGACAAATGGAGAAGATCCAAAGTGTTGGAAACTG TATCCCAGAGAAAGCAATCATTCTAATGAGGTTATAGAAGGCACAGGGATCTCacctcacacatatacacaaaactCCTTATCCCTGATGGCAG ATGGAGACCTTTATGCCGCAGCTCCTCTGTACAGTGATGGTACCCTGCTACAGTTTCGTAGAAAAGCTGGCAGTCGAAAAAGTTTGTGGATGTATGATCAATGGGTCTCAG AACCTACGTTTATCTCTAGCTTTCTGGCCAAGCGTACTGATGACCCCATGAATGAGaagatttacattttatttcgTGAAAAAAACTCTGACACCAGTCCGGAGGCAGATCCTTGGATATCAAGTGTGGCCCGTGTTTGTAAG GTTGATGAGGGAGGTTCAAAGCAATTACTCCAAAACATCTGGACTTCCTTCCTCAAGGCACGGCCTGTGTGTGGGATTCCTAGAGAGTCACTGTACTTCAATCGTCTGCAAGATGTTTATGTTCAGCATGCCAAGGACTGGCGAGACTCGCGAGTGTACGCACTCTTCTCTAGCAGCTG GAACTCTACAGCTGTTTGCATATACTCTTTGGCAGAGCTTGATGCTGTGTTTGAGAATTCTACCTTCAGAGGTTATGACAATACAATACCCAGCCCAAGACCGGGAACA TGTGTGAAAAACAGCCAGTCCATTCCCAGTGCTACCCTCAATATTGTTAGGAACTATCCAGAGATGAAGGGCTGGATTCATCCCATTCACAAGGACATGCCGTTTTTCACAAGTAATAACAACTATACCAAGATAGTTGTTGACAGAGTCCAAGCTTcagatgaaagcatgcacaatgtTCTGCTGTTGGCCACAG AGAATGGCATGATCCTTAAAATCCTAGAGGACGAGTCAAGAGCATTCATCATTTCTGAGACACACCTATGCAATGGCTCATCACCAATACAGTCGATGAAACTAGACTCTGAAAAG AGGAAGTTGTTTGTGGGATATCCTAGCCAGATGTCAGTTTTTGACCTGCAGAGATGTCAGGACTACAATGCTTCCTGTCAGGATTGTGTTCTTTCCCGTGATCCATACTGCGCTTGGACTGAACATGGTTGCATGGCACAAACTAA aggaGGAATACAAAATATTGCTAATGGAGAAACGTATGTGTGTGAACAGAATTCAG TGGGAAGATCCAGACGAGACTCTCAACAATTAACAGCAGTTCCACTAAGAATTCTACATACTGTGCCCAATGATGTACCATTCTACCTCTCTTGTCCAGTCTATTCCAATCATGCCACTTACAGGTGGTTACATGGGGACAAGAGCAGCCCATGCCAGCAGACCCAATCTGAATGCCTCCTCCTCATTCCAGCCATGACTGATGACAAATACGGCAATTACAAATGTATATCCCAAGAACGTGATTACACCAAAACTGTGAAGGAGTATGACCTCCCTAAGCCTGCTTTAAATGCTGCATTCAAACTCAGAGCACAGGAATGGATAATTGACGTATTTGTCACTATTGCCCTCTATCTTTGCTCACTTTAA
- the LOC127640592 gene encoding COMM domain-containing protein 4-like, translating to MRFRFCGDLDCPDWVLAEISTLARISSVKMKLLCVQVIKYLLDEGIDYDKISKLTSDAKFESGDVKASIAVLSFILSNAAKHDVDSESLSSELQQLGLPKEHTTGLCKSYEDKHNALQEKLRESSLRLGRLEAVNWRVDYTLSSSELKEVNEPTVQLRLQARNPETDSRETTVVSVTADKFRVLLTELKQAQVMMNALQ from the exons ATG AGGTTCCGATTTTGTGGAGATCTCGACTGTCCAGATTGGGTCCTTGCCGAAATTAGCACCCTGGCAAGAATA TCAAGCGTCAAGATGAAACTTCTGTGTGTGCAAGTCATCAAATATCTGCTCGATGAAGGCATCGAT TATGACAAAATTTCAAAACTAACGTCAGATGCCAAATTTG agagTGGAGACGTTAAGGCCAGTATAGCAGTGCTGAGCTTTATTCTGTCCAATGCTGCAAAGCATGATGTAGACAGTGAATCTCTCTCAAGTGAACTACAGCAGCTTGGCTTGCCTAAAG AGCACACTACAGGATTGTGTAAGTCGTATGAGGATAAGCACAACGCCCTACAGGAAAAGCTGAGGGAGAGCAGCCTACGAT TGGGTCGTCTGGAAGCTGTGAATTGGAGGGTGGATTACACTCTGAGCTCAAGTGAGCTAAAGGAAGTGAATGAGCCCACAGTGCAGCTCAGGCTTCAGGCTCGAAACCCCGAGACAGACTCCAGAGAGACCACTGTTGTCTCAGTCACTGCTGACAAGTTCAGAGTACTGTTAACAG AACTCAAGCAAGCACAGGTTATGATGAATGCTCTACAGTAA